In the Diachasmimorpha longicaudata isolate KC_UGA_2023 chromosome 1, iyDiaLong2, whole genome shotgun sequence genome, one interval contains:
- the LOC135167598 gene encoding epsin-2 isoform X5 produces MGLQMRRQGQDVMQVNLAGIRRDILNLAHNYSNAQKLVRKATSNDPWGPSSTIMAEIADLTYNVVAFTEIMQMLWKRLNDHGKNWRHVYKALVLLDYLIKTGSEKVAQQCKENIFAIQTLKDFQHMEGPKDQGINVREKAKQLVALLKDDERLRNERARALKAKERFAQSVSGFGSDGLDTMSSMGEMCSPDWEPYRGNSEPKPELEKARPLTVGEEELQLQLALAMSREEAEQEEQRRRSDDVRLQLALSQSQQDFKAPPSEKASHMLDLLDVNLGEASGGVPQLTLDPWGVPIAPPPPRPQSNSDPWSAPTTTSAVQPADPWAPVPPQRPTDDGFAAAAVDPWRAPAPSPATIASPPRTVDPWALAPATTMSSPSTSAFAGNMNGSSFNNFNAQGSSNVSPSGDLDDFDIISNRNKLEASPQSQPMNNGGTLSPDPFDLAGLNDNLPASTGAVKKTPQSFLGENSALVNLDNLVSTSMMKPAVPAPAAAVPFSANPFATVTPPPRPSINQIRQDPWTGNAAAPAAANPFLS; encoded by the exons ATGGGATTACAGATGCGACGACAAGGACAGGATGTCATGCAGGTGAACCTGGCGGGAATCAGACGTGATATACTGAATCTTGCTCACAATTACAGCAATGCTCAG aaACTAGTCCGAAAGGCTACGAGCAACGATCCATGGGGCCCCAGCAGTACCATAATGGCTGAAATTGCCGATTTAACGTATAACGTAGTGGCCTTTACTGAAATAATGCAAATGCTGTGGAAACGTTTGAATGATCATGGCAAAAATTGGCGACACGTATACAAAGCCCTCGTTCTCCTCgactatttaattaaaacgGGATCGGAAAAAGTTGCACAGCAGTGTAAAGAGAACATTTTTGCTATTCAAACGCTTAAAGATTTTCAACACATGGAGGGCCCCAAGGATCAGGGAATCAATGTGAGGGAGAAAGCTAAACAATTAGTGGCCTTATTGAAAGACGATGAGAGACTAAGGAACGAACGTGCTAGAGCACTCAAAGCTAAAGAGAGATTTGCACAGTCTGTCAGTGGTTTTGGTAGTGATGGACTGGATACTATGTCATCGATGGGTGAG ATGTGTTCACCAGATTGGGAGCCTTACAGAGGAAATTCTGAGCCTAAAC CCGAACTAGAAAAAGCTCGGCCGCTGACCGTTGGTGAGGAGGAGCTACAGTTACAATTGGCATTGGCAATGTCAAGGGAAGAGGCTGAACAGGAGGAGCAGAGGAGACGCAGTGACGACGTTAGATTGCAGCTTGCATTGAGCCAGAGTCAACAAGATTTCAA AGCGCCGCCGTCCGAAAAGGCAAGCCACATGCTTGATCTTCTTGATGTCAATCTAGGTGAGGCTAGTGGAGGAGTACCCCAACTCACACTGGATCCATGGGGTGTGCCCATTGCTCCGCCGCCGCCTCGACCTCAG AGTAATTCTGATCCTTGGAGTGCTCCCACAACTACTTCAGCTGTACAACCGGCAGATCCCTGGGCACCTGTTCCTCCCCAACGTCCGA CAGATGATGGCTTTGCAGCTGCAGCTGTCGATCCATGGCGAGCTCCAGCCCCCTCGCCCGCCACAATAGCTTCGCCACCTCGCACTGTGGACCCTTGGGCTCTTGCCCCAGCCACAACAATGTCATCGCCGAGTACCTCCGCATTCGCTGGCAACATGAACGGGTCTAGTTTTAACAATTTCAATGCACAGGGTAGCAGTAATGTGAGTCCCTCAGGTGATCTCGATGATTTTGACATCATCAGCAATCGAAATAAGCTCGAGGCTAGCCCTCAATCTCAACCAATGAACAATG gagGAACTTTATCACCAGATCCGTTCGATCTTGCTGGACTGAATGACAACTTACCAGCGAGTACTGGTGCTGTAAAAAAGACACCCCAGTCATTTTTAGGTGAAAATTCAGCCCTCGTGAATCTTGACAACCTTGTGAGCACTTCAATGATGAAACCTGCCGTTCCTGCACCAGCTG cTGCTGTACCATTTTCAGCGAATCCATTTGCAACAGTAACACCACCCCCTCGTCCCTCCATCAATCAAATTCGACAGGACCCATGGACGGGCAATGCAGCAGCACCAGCAGCGGCCAATCCATTCCTCTCGTAG
- the LOC135167598 gene encoding epsin-2 isoform X4: MGLQMRRQGQDVMQVNLAGIRRDILNLAHNYSNAQKLVRKATSNDPWGPSSTIMAEIADLTYNVVAFTEIMQMLWKRLNDHGKNWRHVYKALVLLDYLIKTGSEKVAQQCKENIFAIQTLKDFQHMEGPKDQGINVREKAKQLVALLKDDERLRNERARALKAKERFAQSVSGFGSDGLDTMSSMGEMCSPDWEPYRGNSEPKPELEKARPLTVGEEELQLQLALAMSREEAEQEEQRRRSDDVRLQLALSQSQQDFKAPPSEKASHMLDLLDVNLGEASGGVPQLTLDPWGVPIAPPPPRPQSLDLSRYYDCESNSDPWSAPTTTSAVQPADPWAPVPPQRPTAAVDPWRAPAPSPATIASPPRTVDPWALAPATTMSSPSTSAFAGNMNGSSFNNFNAQGSSNVSPSGDLDDFDIISNRNKLEASPQSQPMNNGGTLSPDPFDLAGLNDNLPASTGAVKKTPQSFLGENSALVNLDNLVSTSMMKPAVPAPAAAVPFSANPFATVTPPPRPSINQIRQDPWTGNAAAPAAANPFLS; the protein is encoded by the exons ATGGGATTACAGATGCGACGACAAGGACAGGATGTCATGCAGGTGAACCTGGCGGGAATCAGACGTGATATACTGAATCTTGCTCACAATTACAGCAATGCTCAG aaACTAGTCCGAAAGGCTACGAGCAACGATCCATGGGGCCCCAGCAGTACCATAATGGCTGAAATTGCCGATTTAACGTATAACGTAGTGGCCTTTACTGAAATAATGCAAATGCTGTGGAAACGTTTGAATGATCATGGCAAAAATTGGCGACACGTATACAAAGCCCTCGTTCTCCTCgactatttaattaaaacgGGATCGGAAAAAGTTGCACAGCAGTGTAAAGAGAACATTTTTGCTATTCAAACGCTTAAAGATTTTCAACACATGGAGGGCCCCAAGGATCAGGGAATCAATGTGAGGGAGAAAGCTAAACAATTAGTGGCCTTATTGAAAGACGATGAGAGACTAAGGAACGAACGTGCTAGAGCACTCAAAGCTAAAGAGAGATTTGCACAGTCTGTCAGTGGTTTTGGTAGTGATGGACTGGATACTATGTCATCGATGGGTGAG ATGTGTTCACCAGATTGGGAGCCTTACAGAGGAAATTCTGAGCCTAAAC CCGAACTAGAAAAAGCTCGGCCGCTGACCGTTGGTGAGGAGGAGCTACAGTTACAATTGGCATTGGCAATGTCAAGGGAAGAGGCTGAACAGGAGGAGCAGAGGAGACGCAGTGACGACGTTAGATTGCAGCTTGCATTGAGCCAGAGTCAACAAGATTTCAA AGCGCCGCCGTCCGAAAAGGCAAGCCACATGCTTGATCTTCTTGATGTCAATCTAGGTGAGGCTAGTGGAGGAGTACCCCAACTCACACTGGATCCATGGGGTGTGCCCATTGCTCCGCCGCCGCCTCGACCTCAG TCTCTGGATCTATCTCGTTATTATGACTGCGAG AGTAATTCTGATCCTTGGAGTGCTCCCACAACTACTTCAGCTGTACAACCGGCAGATCCCTGGGCACCTGTTCCTCCCCAACGTCCGA CTGCAGCTGTCGATCCATGGCGAGCTCCAGCCCCCTCGCCCGCCACAATAGCTTCGCCACCTCGCACTGTGGACCCTTGGGCTCTTGCCCCAGCCACAACAATGTCATCGCCGAGTACCTCCGCATTCGCTGGCAACATGAACGGGTCTAGTTTTAACAATTTCAATGCACAGGGTAGCAGTAATGTGAGTCCCTCAGGTGATCTCGATGATTTTGACATCATCAGCAATCGAAATAAGCTCGAGGCTAGCCCTCAATCTCAACCAATGAACAATG gagGAACTTTATCACCAGATCCGTTCGATCTTGCTGGACTGAATGACAACTTACCAGCGAGTACTGGTGCTGTAAAAAAGACACCCCAGTCATTTTTAGGTGAAAATTCAGCCCTCGTGAATCTTGACAACCTTGTGAGCACTTCAATGATGAAACCTGCCGTTCCTGCACCAGCTG cTGCTGTACCATTTTCAGCGAATCCATTTGCAACAGTAACACCACCCCCTCGTCCCTCCATCAATCAAATTCGACAGGACCCATGGACGGGCAATGCAGCAGCACCAGCAGCGGCCAATCCATTCCTCTCGTAG
- the LOC135167598 gene encoding epsin-2 isoform X2 has translation MGLQMRRQGQDVMQVNLAGIRRDILNLAHNYSNAQKLVRKATSNDPWGPSSTIMAEIADLTYNVVAFTEIMQMLWKRLNDHGKNWRHVYKALVLLDYLIKTGSEKVAQQCKENIFAIQTLKDFQHMEGPKDQGINVREKAKQLVALLKDDERLRNERARALKAKERFAQSVSGFGSDGLDTMSSMGEMCSPDWEPYRGNSEPKPELEKARPLTVGEEELQLQLALAMSREEAEQEEQRRRSDDVRLQLALSQSQQDFKAPPSEKASHMLDLLDVNLGEASGGVPQLTLDPWGVPIAPPPPRPQSLDLSRYYDCESNSDPWSAPTTTSAVQPADPWAPVPPQRPNDGFAAAAVDPWRAPAPSPATIASPPRTVDPWALAPATTMSSPSTSAFAGNMNGSSFNNFNAQGSSNVSPSGDLDDFDIISNRNKLEASPQSQPMNNGGTLSPDPFDLAGLNDNLPASTGAVKKTPQSFLGENSALVNLDNLVSTSMMKPAVPAPAAAVPFSANPFATVTPPPRPSINQIRQDPWTGNAAAPAAANPFLS, from the exons ATGGGATTACAGATGCGACGACAAGGACAGGATGTCATGCAGGTGAACCTGGCGGGAATCAGACGTGATATACTGAATCTTGCTCACAATTACAGCAATGCTCAG aaACTAGTCCGAAAGGCTACGAGCAACGATCCATGGGGCCCCAGCAGTACCATAATGGCTGAAATTGCCGATTTAACGTATAACGTAGTGGCCTTTACTGAAATAATGCAAATGCTGTGGAAACGTTTGAATGATCATGGCAAAAATTGGCGACACGTATACAAAGCCCTCGTTCTCCTCgactatttaattaaaacgGGATCGGAAAAAGTTGCACAGCAGTGTAAAGAGAACATTTTTGCTATTCAAACGCTTAAAGATTTTCAACACATGGAGGGCCCCAAGGATCAGGGAATCAATGTGAGGGAGAAAGCTAAACAATTAGTGGCCTTATTGAAAGACGATGAGAGACTAAGGAACGAACGTGCTAGAGCACTCAAAGCTAAAGAGAGATTTGCACAGTCTGTCAGTGGTTTTGGTAGTGATGGACTGGATACTATGTCATCGATGGGTGAG ATGTGTTCACCAGATTGGGAGCCTTACAGAGGAAATTCTGAGCCTAAAC CCGAACTAGAAAAAGCTCGGCCGCTGACCGTTGGTGAGGAGGAGCTACAGTTACAATTGGCATTGGCAATGTCAAGGGAAGAGGCTGAACAGGAGGAGCAGAGGAGACGCAGTGACGACGTTAGATTGCAGCTTGCATTGAGCCAGAGTCAACAAGATTTCAA AGCGCCGCCGTCCGAAAAGGCAAGCCACATGCTTGATCTTCTTGATGTCAATCTAGGTGAGGCTAGTGGAGGAGTACCCCAACTCACACTGGATCCATGGGGTGTGCCCATTGCTCCGCCGCCGCCTCGACCTCAG TCTCTGGATCTATCTCGTTATTATGACTGCGAG AGTAATTCTGATCCTTGGAGTGCTCCCACAACTACTTCAGCTGTACAACCGGCAGATCCCTGGGCACCTGTTCCTCCCCAACGTCCGA ATGATGGCTTTGCAGCTGCAGCTGTCGATCCATGGCGAGCTCCAGCCCCCTCGCCCGCCACAATAGCTTCGCCACCTCGCACTGTGGACCCTTGGGCTCTTGCCCCAGCCACAACAATGTCATCGCCGAGTACCTCCGCATTCGCTGGCAACATGAACGGGTCTAGTTTTAACAATTTCAATGCACAGGGTAGCAGTAATGTGAGTCCCTCAGGTGATCTCGATGATTTTGACATCATCAGCAATCGAAATAAGCTCGAGGCTAGCCCTCAATCTCAACCAATGAACAATG gagGAACTTTATCACCAGATCCGTTCGATCTTGCTGGACTGAATGACAACTTACCAGCGAGTACTGGTGCTGTAAAAAAGACACCCCAGTCATTTTTAGGTGAAAATTCAGCCCTCGTGAATCTTGACAACCTTGTGAGCACTTCAATGATGAAACCTGCCGTTCCTGCACCAGCTG cTGCTGTACCATTTTCAGCGAATCCATTTGCAACAGTAACACCACCCCCTCGTCCCTCCATCAATCAAATTCGACAGGACCCATGGACGGGCAATGCAGCAGCACCAGCAGCGGCCAATCCATTCCTCTCGTAG
- the LOC135167598 gene encoding epsin-2 isoform X7, whose amino-acid sequence MGLQMRRQGQDVMQVNLAGIRRDILNLAHNYSNAQKLVRKATSNDPWGPSSTIMAEIADLTYNVVAFTEIMQMLWKRLNDHGKNWRHVYKALVLLDYLIKTGSEKVAQQCKENIFAIQTLKDFQHMEGPKDQGINVREKAKQLVALLKDDERLRNERARALKAKERFAQSVSGFGSDGLDTMSSMGEMCSPDWEPYRGNSEPKPELEKARPLTVGEEELQLQLALAMSREEAEQEEQRRRSDDVRLQLALSQSQQDFKAPPSEKASHMLDLLDVNLGEASGGVPQLTLDPWGVPIAPPPPRPQSNSDPWSAPTTTSAVQPADPWAPVPPQRPTAAVDPWRAPAPSPATIASPPRTVDPWALAPATTMSSPSTSAFAGNMNGSSFNNFNAQGSSNVSPSGDLDDFDIISNRNKLEASPQSQPMNNGGTLSPDPFDLAGLNDNLPASTGAVKKTPQSFLGENSALVNLDNLVSTSMMKPAVPAPAAAVPFSANPFATVTPPPRPSINQIRQDPWTGNAAAPAAANPFLS is encoded by the exons ATGGGATTACAGATGCGACGACAAGGACAGGATGTCATGCAGGTGAACCTGGCGGGAATCAGACGTGATATACTGAATCTTGCTCACAATTACAGCAATGCTCAG aaACTAGTCCGAAAGGCTACGAGCAACGATCCATGGGGCCCCAGCAGTACCATAATGGCTGAAATTGCCGATTTAACGTATAACGTAGTGGCCTTTACTGAAATAATGCAAATGCTGTGGAAACGTTTGAATGATCATGGCAAAAATTGGCGACACGTATACAAAGCCCTCGTTCTCCTCgactatttaattaaaacgGGATCGGAAAAAGTTGCACAGCAGTGTAAAGAGAACATTTTTGCTATTCAAACGCTTAAAGATTTTCAACACATGGAGGGCCCCAAGGATCAGGGAATCAATGTGAGGGAGAAAGCTAAACAATTAGTGGCCTTATTGAAAGACGATGAGAGACTAAGGAACGAACGTGCTAGAGCACTCAAAGCTAAAGAGAGATTTGCACAGTCTGTCAGTGGTTTTGGTAGTGATGGACTGGATACTATGTCATCGATGGGTGAG ATGTGTTCACCAGATTGGGAGCCTTACAGAGGAAATTCTGAGCCTAAAC CCGAACTAGAAAAAGCTCGGCCGCTGACCGTTGGTGAGGAGGAGCTACAGTTACAATTGGCATTGGCAATGTCAAGGGAAGAGGCTGAACAGGAGGAGCAGAGGAGACGCAGTGACGACGTTAGATTGCAGCTTGCATTGAGCCAGAGTCAACAAGATTTCAA AGCGCCGCCGTCCGAAAAGGCAAGCCACATGCTTGATCTTCTTGATGTCAATCTAGGTGAGGCTAGTGGAGGAGTACCCCAACTCACACTGGATCCATGGGGTGTGCCCATTGCTCCGCCGCCGCCTCGACCTCAG AGTAATTCTGATCCTTGGAGTGCTCCCACAACTACTTCAGCTGTACAACCGGCAGATCCCTGGGCACCTGTTCCTCCCCAACGTCCGA CTGCAGCTGTCGATCCATGGCGAGCTCCAGCCCCCTCGCCCGCCACAATAGCTTCGCCACCTCGCACTGTGGACCCTTGGGCTCTTGCCCCAGCCACAACAATGTCATCGCCGAGTACCTCCGCATTCGCTGGCAACATGAACGGGTCTAGTTTTAACAATTTCAATGCACAGGGTAGCAGTAATGTGAGTCCCTCAGGTGATCTCGATGATTTTGACATCATCAGCAATCGAAATAAGCTCGAGGCTAGCCCTCAATCTCAACCAATGAACAATG gagGAACTTTATCACCAGATCCGTTCGATCTTGCTGGACTGAATGACAACTTACCAGCGAGTACTGGTGCTGTAAAAAAGACACCCCAGTCATTTTTAGGTGAAAATTCAGCCCTCGTGAATCTTGACAACCTTGTGAGCACTTCAATGATGAAACCTGCCGTTCCTGCACCAGCTG cTGCTGTACCATTTTCAGCGAATCCATTTGCAACAGTAACACCACCCCCTCGTCCCTCCATCAATCAAATTCGACAGGACCCATGGACGGGCAATGCAGCAGCACCAGCAGCGGCCAATCCATTCCTCTCGTAG
- the LOC135167598 gene encoding epsin-2 isoform X3, whose amino-acid sequence MRRQGQDVMQVNLAGIRRDILNLAHNYSNAQKLVRKATSNDPWGPSSTIMAEIADLTYNVVAFTEIMQMLWKRLNDHGKNWRHVYKALVLLDYLIKTGSEKVAQQCKENIFAIQTLKDFQHMEGPKDQGINVREKAKQLVALLKDDERLRNERARALKAKERFAQSVSGFGSDGLDTMSSMGEMCSPDWEPYRGNSEPKPELEKARPLTVGEEELQLQLALAMSREEAEQEEQRRRSDDVRLQLALSQSQQDFKAPPSEKASHMLDLLDVNLGEASGGVPQLTLDPWGVPIAPPPPRPQSLDLSRYYDCESNSDPWSAPTTTSAVQPADPWAPVPPQRPTDDGFAAAAVDPWRAPAPSPATIASPPRTVDPWALAPATTMSSPSTSAFAGNMNGSSFNNFNAQGSSNVSPSGDLDDFDIISNRNKLEASPQSQPMNNGGTLSPDPFDLAGLNDNLPASTGAVKKTPQSFLGENSALVNLDNLVSTSMMKPAVPAPAAAVPFSANPFATVTPPPRPSINQIRQDPWTGNAAAPAAANPFLS is encoded by the exons ATGCGACGACAAGGACAGGATGTCATGCAGGTGAACCTGGCGGGAATCAGACGTGATATACTGAATCTTGCTCACAATTACAGCAATGCTCAG aaACTAGTCCGAAAGGCTACGAGCAACGATCCATGGGGCCCCAGCAGTACCATAATGGCTGAAATTGCCGATTTAACGTATAACGTAGTGGCCTTTACTGAAATAATGCAAATGCTGTGGAAACGTTTGAATGATCATGGCAAAAATTGGCGACACGTATACAAAGCCCTCGTTCTCCTCgactatttaattaaaacgGGATCGGAAAAAGTTGCACAGCAGTGTAAAGAGAACATTTTTGCTATTCAAACGCTTAAAGATTTTCAACACATGGAGGGCCCCAAGGATCAGGGAATCAATGTGAGGGAGAAAGCTAAACAATTAGTGGCCTTATTGAAAGACGATGAGAGACTAAGGAACGAACGTGCTAGAGCACTCAAAGCTAAAGAGAGATTTGCACAGTCTGTCAGTGGTTTTGGTAGTGATGGACTGGATACTATGTCATCGATGGGTGAG ATGTGTTCACCAGATTGGGAGCCTTACAGAGGAAATTCTGAGCCTAAAC CCGAACTAGAAAAAGCTCGGCCGCTGACCGTTGGTGAGGAGGAGCTACAGTTACAATTGGCATTGGCAATGTCAAGGGAAGAGGCTGAACAGGAGGAGCAGAGGAGACGCAGTGACGACGTTAGATTGCAGCTTGCATTGAGCCAGAGTCAACAAGATTTCAA AGCGCCGCCGTCCGAAAAGGCAAGCCACATGCTTGATCTTCTTGATGTCAATCTAGGTGAGGCTAGTGGAGGAGTACCCCAACTCACACTGGATCCATGGGGTGTGCCCATTGCTCCGCCGCCGCCTCGACCTCAG TCTCTGGATCTATCTCGTTATTATGACTGCGAG AGTAATTCTGATCCTTGGAGTGCTCCCACAACTACTTCAGCTGTACAACCGGCAGATCCCTGGGCACCTGTTCCTCCCCAACGTCCGA CAGATGATGGCTTTGCAGCTGCAGCTGTCGATCCATGGCGAGCTCCAGCCCCCTCGCCCGCCACAATAGCTTCGCCACCTCGCACTGTGGACCCTTGGGCTCTTGCCCCAGCCACAACAATGTCATCGCCGAGTACCTCCGCATTCGCTGGCAACATGAACGGGTCTAGTTTTAACAATTTCAATGCACAGGGTAGCAGTAATGTGAGTCCCTCAGGTGATCTCGATGATTTTGACATCATCAGCAATCGAAATAAGCTCGAGGCTAGCCCTCAATCTCAACCAATGAACAATG gagGAACTTTATCACCAGATCCGTTCGATCTTGCTGGACTGAATGACAACTTACCAGCGAGTACTGGTGCTGTAAAAAAGACACCCCAGTCATTTTTAGGTGAAAATTCAGCCCTCGTGAATCTTGACAACCTTGTGAGCACTTCAATGATGAAACCTGCCGTTCCTGCACCAGCTG cTGCTGTACCATTTTCAGCGAATCCATTTGCAACAGTAACACCACCCCCTCGTCCCTCCATCAATCAAATTCGACAGGACCCATGGACGGGCAATGCAGCAGCACCAGCAGCGGCCAATCCATTCCTCTCGTAG
- the LOC135167598 gene encoding epsin-2 isoform X6, with translation MGLQMRRQGQDVMQVNLAGIRRDILNLAHNYSNAQKLVRKATSNDPWGPSSTIMAEIADLTYNVVAFTEIMQMLWKRLNDHGKNWRHVYKALVLLDYLIKTGSEKVAQQCKENIFAIQTLKDFQHMEGPKDQGINVREKAKQLVALLKDDERLRNERARALKAKERFAQSVSGFGSDGLDTMSSMGEMCSPDWEPYRGNSEPKPELEKARPLTVGEEELQLQLALAMSREEAEQEEQRRRSDDVRLQLALSQSQQDFKAPPSEKASHMLDLLDVNLGEASGGVPQLTLDPWGVPIAPPPPRPQSNSDPWSAPTTTSAVQPADPWAPVPPQRPNDGFAAAAVDPWRAPAPSPATIASPPRTVDPWALAPATTMSSPSTSAFAGNMNGSSFNNFNAQGSSNVSPSGDLDDFDIISNRNKLEASPQSQPMNNGGTLSPDPFDLAGLNDNLPASTGAVKKTPQSFLGENSALVNLDNLVSTSMMKPAVPAPAAAVPFSANPFATVTPPPRPSINQIRQDPWTGNAAAPAAANPFLS, from the exons ATGGGATTACAGATGCGACGACAAGGACAGGATGTCATGCAGGTGAACCTGGCGGGAATCAGACGTGATATACTGAATCTTGCTCACAATTACAGCAATGCTCAG aaACTAGTCCGAAAGGCTACGAGCAACGATCCATGGGGCCCCAGCAGTACCATAATGGCTGAAATTGCCGATTTAACGTATAACGTAGTGGCCTTTACTGAAATAATGCAAATGCTGTGGAAACGTTTGAATGATCATGGCAAAAATTGGCGACACGTATACAAAGCCCTCGTTCTCCTCgactatttaattaaaacgGGATCGGAAAAAGTTGCACAGCAGTGTAAAGAGAACATTTTTGCTATTCAAACGCTTAAAGATTTTCAACACATGGAGGGCCCCAAGGATCAGGGAATCAATGTGAGGGAGAAAGCTAAACAATTAGTGGCCTTATTGAAAGACGATGAGAGACTAAGGAACGAACGTGCTAGAGCACTCAAAGCTAAAGAGAGATTTGCACAGTCTGTCAGTGGTTTTGGTAGTGATGGACTGGATACTATGTCATCGATGGGTGAG ATGTGTTCACCAGATTGGGAGCCTTACAGAGGAAATTCTGAGCCTAAAC CCGAACTAGAAAAAGCTCGGCCGCTGACCGTTGGTGAGGAGGAGCTACAGTTACAATTGGCATTGGCAATGTCAAGGGAAGAGGCTGAACAGGAGGAGCAGAGGAGACGCAGTGACGACGTTAGATTGCAGCTTGCATTGAGCCAGAGTCAACAAGATTTCAA AGCGCCGCCGTCCGAAAAGGCAAGCCACATGCTTGATCTTCTTGATGTCAATCTAGGTGAGGCTAGTGGAGGAGTACCCCAACTCACACTGGATCCATGGGGTGTGCCCATTGCTCCGCCGCCGCCTCGACCTCAG AGTAATTCTGATCCTTGGAGTGCTCCCACAACTACTTCAGCTGTACAACCGGCAGATCCCTGGGCACCTGTTCCTCCCCAACGTCCGA ATGATGGCTTTGCAGCTGCAGCTGTCGATCCATGGCGAGCTCCAGCCCCCTCGCCCGCCACAATAGCTTCGCCACCTCGCACTGTGGACCCTTGGGCTCTTGCCCCAGCCACAACAATGTCATCGCCGAGTACCTCCGCATTCGCTGGCAACATGAACGGGTCTAGTTTTAACAATTTCAATGCACAGGGTAGCAGTAATGTGAGTCCCTCAGGTGATCTCGATGATTTTGACATCATCAGCAATCGAAATAAGCTCGAGGCTAGCCCTCAATCTCAACCAATGAACAATG gagGAACTTTATCACCAGATCCGTTCGATCTTGCTGGACTGAATGACAACTTACCAGCGAGTACTGGTGCTGTAAAAAAGACACCCCAGTCATTTTTAGGTGAAAATTCAGCCCTCGTGAATCTTGACAACCTTGTGAGCACTTCAATGATGAAACCTGCCGTTCCTGCACCAGCTG cTGCTGTACCATTTTCAGCGAATCCATTTGCAACAGTAACACCACCCCCTCGTCCCTCCATCAATCAAATTCGACAGGACCCATGGACGGGCAATGCAGCAGCACCAGCAGCGGCCAATCCATTCCTCTCGTAG